In Hymenobacter aquaticus, a single window of DNA contains:
- a CDS encoding anthranilate synthase component II, with translation MHLLLLDNFDSFTFNLLDYFQQLGVSVEVVRNDVPLEVIRQLRFDAIVLSPGPGTPARAGCLLDVVREYHHRVPMLGVCLGHQALGEFFGAHLTRAARPMHGKVSEVAWTEADPLFAGLPRQFRVTRYHSLIINLLPPDLRPLAYTTDPAHELMVFRHRTYPLYGVQFHPEALLTAHGLALLRNWVKCCIIAKDGHSALAGREIPREDGIAD, from the coding sequence ATGCACCTGCTGCTGCTCGACAACTTCGACTCGTTCACCTTCAACCTGCTGGATTACTTCCAGCAGCTGGGCGTCAGCGTGGAAGTGGTGCGCAACGACGTGCCGCTGGAAGTTATCCGGCAGCTACGCTTCGACGCCATCGTGTTGTCGCCGGGGCCGGGCACGCCGGCGCGGGCCGGCTGCCTGCTGGACGTCGTGCGCGAGTACCACCACCGGGTACCGATGCTGGGCGTGTGCCTGGGCCATCAGGCGCTGGGCGAGTTTTTCGGCGCCCACCTGACCCGGGCCGCGCGGCCCATGCACGGCAAGGTGTCGGAAGTGGCCTGGACCGAAGCGGACCCGCTGTTTGCCGGCTTGCCCCGGCAGTTTCGGGTGACGCGCTACCATTCACTGATTATCAACTTATTGCCCCCTGACTTACGGCCGCTGGCGTACACCACCGACCCGGCGCACGAACTGATGGTATTCCGGCACCGTACGTACCCGCTGTACGGGGTGCAGTTTCATCCCGAAGCATTGCTCACCGCCCACGGGCTGGCCCTTCTCCGCAATTGGGTCAAGTGTTGTATCATTGCAAAGGATGGTCATTCAGCCCTTGCCGGCCGCGAAATCCCCCGAGAAGATGGAATTGCAGATTAA
- a CDS encoding GatB/YqeY domain-containing protein yields MALKETIDADIKKAMLAKDKVRLQALRSIKSQIMLAETAEGAHGAALTEDAELKLLTKAAKQRREAAEMYQKQFRSDLEEIELAELAIIEEYLPQQLSEADLVEKLVAIIQRVGATGPSDLGKVMGAAARELSGQADGKVISQVVSNLLNNTNV; encoded by the coding sequence ATGGCTCTGAAGGAAACCATCGACGCGGATATCAAAAAGGCTATGCTGGCCAAGGACAAAGTTCGGCTCCAGGCCCTGCGCAGCATCAAGTCGCAGATCATGCTGGCTGAAACGGCGGAAGGCGCCCACGGCGCGGCCCTGACCGAGGACGCCGAGCTGAAGCTGCTGACCAAAGCCGCCAAGCAGCGCCGCGAAGCCGCCGAGATGTACCAGAAGCAGTTCCGCTCCGATCTGGAAGAAATCGAGCTGGCCGAGCTGGCCATCATCGAGGAATACCTGCCCCAGCAGCTCTCCGAGGCCGACCTGGTCGAAAAGCTCGTAGCCATCATCCAGCGCGTGGGCGCCACCGGCCCCTCCGACCTGGGCAAGGTAATGGGTGCCGCCGCCCGGGAGCTGTCCGGCCAGGCCGACGGCAAAGTCATTTCCCAGGTGGTCAGCAACCTGCTCAACAACACGAATGTCTAA
- a CDS encoding CvpA family protein, giving the protein MSGFDILLLLPLGVGAVKGFRRGLVLEAASLLAFVLGIVGGLALLNDAIPLVRNYVGEAFGLLPIVSFLLVFVLITWGVHLAGSFVKTAVHLTPLGMLDNLLGGAAGALKWVLGISLLLHGIGFAGLKLISPEVVADSQVLPVVQQATPFALDIVGFIMPFAATLLEQLRGVF; this is encoded by the coding sequence ATGTCCGGCTTCGATATTCTGCTGCTGCTTCCGCTGGGTGTGGGGGCCGTGAAGGGCTTCCGGCGCGGGTTGGTGCTGGAGGCGGCTTCGCTGCTGGCCTTCGTGCTGGGCATCGTGGGCGGACTGGCGTTGCTGAACGACGCCATTCCGCTGGTGCGCAACTACGTGGGCGAGGCTTTCGGGCTGCTGCCCATCGTGTCGTTTCTGCTGGTGTTCGTGCTTATTACCTGGGGCGTACATCTGGCGGGCAGCTTCGTCAAGACGGCCGTGCACCTGACCCCGCTGGGTATGCTCGACAACCTGCTGGGCGGCGCGGCCGGGGCCCTGAAGTGGGTGCTGGGCATCAGCCTGCTGCTGCACGGCATCGGCTTCGCGGGCCTCAAGCTGATTTCGCCCGAGGTCGTGGCCGACTCCCAGGTGCTGCCCGTGGTGCAGCAGGCCACCCCCTTTGCCCTCGACATCGTGGGCTTTATCATGCCCTTCGCGGCCACGCTGCTCGAGCAGCTGCGGGGCGTATTCTAA
- a CDS encoding VOC family protein, translating to MLAPTLRVARPTDNLAAVVRFYRDGLGLPELTSFAAHNGFDGVMLGHPAGPYHFEFTHQPGHPVGRAPTQDNLLVFYLPDAMEWQAAVQRLLDHGYPPVHSYNPYWDQRGRTFEDPDGYRVVLQQAAWAL from the coding sequence ATGCTGGCCCCCACGCTGCGGGTGGCCCGCCCCACCGACAACCTGGCGGCCGTGGTCCGCTTCTACCGCGACGGACTGGGCCTGCCCGAGCTGACGTCCTTCGCGGCCCACAACGGCTTCGACGGGGTGATGCTGGGCCACCCGGCCGGGCCCTACCACTTCGAGTTTACCCACCAGCCCGGCCACCCCGTGGGCCGCGCCCCGACCCAGGACAACCTGCTGGTCTTCTACCTGCCCGACGCTATGGAGTGGCAGGCCGCCGTGCAGCGCCTGCTCGACCACGGCTACCCGCCCGTGCATTCCTACAATCCCTACTGGGACCAGCGGGGCCGCACTTTCGAAGACCCCGACGGCTACCGGGTGGTGCTGCAGCAGGCCGCCTGGGCGCTGTAG
- a CDS encoding alpha/beta fold hydrolase gives MELQIKEQNGFQYVEGGSGQVLLLLHGLFGALSNWQDVISEFSTDHRVIIPLLPIYDMPLTQAGVPGLVNYVEDFLREMHLDQPLTVLGNSLGGHIALVYALRNPRMVQRLVLTGSSGLFEDSMGGSFPKRGNYDFVQERVAYTFYDPSIATKDLVDEVFNVTNSNTKVLRIISIARSAQRHNLGKELTKITVPTLLVWGLNDTITPPVVAHEFERLLPNAELHFLDHCCHVPMMERPQDFNRLLRQFLRRTAPKPALTPTV, from the coding sequence ATGGAATTGCAGATTAAGGAACAGAACGGTTTTCAATACGTGGAGGGCGGCTCCGGCCAGGTGCTGCTGCTGCTGCACGGCCTGTTTGGCGCCCTCAGCAACTGGCAGGACGTCATTTCGGAGTTCAGCACCGACCACCGGGTAATTATTCCGCTGCTGCCCATCTACGACATGCCCCTGACCCAGGCCGGCGTGCCGGGCCTGGTCAACTACGTGGAGGATTTCCTGCGCGAAATGCACCTCGACCAGCCCCTGACGGTGCTGGGCAACTCCCTGGGCGGCCACATTGCCCTGGTATATGCCCTGCGCAACCCCCGCATGGTGCAGCGCCTCGTGCTGACCGGCAGCAGCGGCCTGTTCGAAGACTCGATGGGCGGCTCGTTCCCCAAGCGCGGCAACTACGATTTCGTGCAGGAGCGCGTGGCCTACACCTTCTACGACCCCAGCATTGCCACCAAGGATCTGGTAGATGAGGTATTCAACGTCACCAACTCCAACACCAAGGTGCTGCGCATCATCAGCATTGCCCGCTCGGCCCAGCGCCACAACCTGGGCAAGGAGCTGACCAAGATTACGGTGCCCACGCTGCTGGTCTGGGGCCTGAACGACACGATTACGCCGCCCGTGGTAGCCCACGAGTTTGAGCGGCTGCTGCCCAACGCCGAGCTGCACTTCCTCGACCACTGCTGCCACGTGCCCATGATGGAGCGCCCCCAGGATTTTAACCGCCTGCTGCGGCAGTTTCTACGCCGCACGGCCCCGAAACCCGCCCTTACCCCCACAGTCTAA
- the mnmH gene encoding tRNA 2-selenouridine(34) synthase MnmH, whose protein sequence is MPRIPLSEFLTGPADAPILDVRAPIEYAHGHIPGALSLPLFSDAERARIGTAYKQVSQDRAIHIGLDFFGPKMSRMVKQAQKLAPNKEVRLHCWRGGMRSGAVHWLLELAGFKVHLLDKGYKDYRRWALAQFAEPRPMLILGGLTGSGKTDVLHELARRGETIVDLEGLASHKGSSFGAIGLPPQPTPEQFENNLALELSQLPADVTPWLEDESLTIGRLNIPKALFEQMRAAPLFVLDIPRPVRTRKLAAEYGKEDPQQLAEAIQRISKRLGGLATKQALAAIAAGDMEQMVDIALSYYDKTYGFGLDNKVNSQVVRIPSDTCDPRVNADLVLAAVAQAGLLATA, encoded by the coding sequence TTGCCTCGTATTCCGCTTTCCGAATTCCTGACCGGGCCCGCCGACGCCCCCATTCTGGACGTGCGCGCGCCCATCGAGTACGCCCACGGCCACATTCCGGGGGCCCTGAGCCTGCCGCTGTTTTCGGATGCGGAGCGGGCCCGCATCGGCACGGCCTACAAGCAGGTCAGCCAGGACCGGGCCATCCACATCGGGCTCGACTTCTTCGGGCCCAAGATGAGCCGCATGGTGAAGCAGGCCCAGAAGCTGGCGCCCAACAAGGAAGTGCGCCTGCACTGCTGGCGGGGCGGCATGCGCAGCGGGGCCGTGCACTGGCTGCTGGAGCTGGCCGGCTTCAAGGTGCATCTGCTGGATAAGGGCTACAAGGATTACCGCCGCTGGGCCCTGGCGCAGTTCGCCGAGCCCCGGCCCATGCTGATTCTGGGCGGCCTCACGGGCTCGGGCAAGACCGACGTGCTGCACGAGCTGGCCCGCCGCGGCGAAACCATCGTGGACCTGGAAGGGCTGGCCAGTCACAAGGGCTCCTCGTTCGGGGCCATCGGGCTGCCGCCCCAGCCCACGCCCGAGCAGTTTGAGAATAACCTGGCCCTGGAGCTGAGCCAGCTGCCAGCGGACGTGACGCCCTGGCTGGAAGACGAGAGCCTGACCATCGGGCGGCTCAACATTCCCAAGGCGCTGTTCGAACAGATGCGGGCGGCTCCCCTTTTCGTACTCGACATTCCCCGCCCGGTGCGCACCCGCAAGCTGGCGGCCGAGTACGGCAAGGAAGACCCGCAGCAGCTGGCCGAGGCCATTCAGCGCATCAGCAAGCGGCTGGGCGGCCTGGCTACCAAGCAGGCCCTGGCCGCCATTGCGGCCGGCGACATGGAGCAGATGGTCGACATTGCCCTCTCCTACTACGACAAAACCTACGGCTTCGGGCTCGATAACAAGGTCAACAGCCAGGTCGTCCGGATTCCGTCCGACACCTGCGACCCGCGGGTGAATGCCGACCTGGTGCTGGCCGCCGTGGCGCAGGCAGGCTTGCTGGCAACCGCCTAG
- a CDS encoding pyridoxine 5'-phosphate synthase, with translation MTKLSVNINKIATLRNARGHNRPDVLQVARDCERFGAQGITVHPRPDERHIRYQDVRDLRQIVTTEFNVEGNPTPDFLELVREVRPEQVTLVPDAPDAITSNAGWDTITHQIYLIGVVTELKSIGCRVSIFLDPDPAMVKAAVATGTDRIELYTEDYARQYPHDPAQAIAPYTVAATLAQQLGLGLNAGHDLDLENLAYLKQNLPGLAEVSIGHALVCDALYYGLENTIQLYRRQLA, from the coding sequence ATGACGAAACTTAGCGTAAACATAAATAAAATAGCCACGCTGCGGAATGCCCGCGGCCACAACCGCCCCGACGTACTCCAGGTAGCCCGTGACTGTGAGCGGTTTGGCGCCCAGGGCATCACGGTGCACCCCCGCCCCGATGAGCGCCATATCCGCTACCAGGACGTGCGCGACCTGCGCCAGATCGTGACCACCGAGTTCAACGTGGAGGGCAATCCGACGCCGGATTTCCTGGAACTGGTGCGCGAAGTGCGGCCCGAGCAGGTGACGCTGGTGCCCGACGCGCCCGACGCCATTACCTCCAACGCCGGCTGGGACACCATCACCCATCAGATTTATCTGATTGGCGTGGTCACCGAGCTCAAGTCCATCGGCTGCCGGGTGTCCATCTTCCTCGACCCCGACCCGGCCATGGTGAAGGCCGCCGTGGCCACCGGCACCGACCGGATTGAGCTCTACACCGAGGACTACGCCCGCCAGTACCCCCACGACCCCGCCCAGGCCATTGCCCCCTACACCGTGGCCGCCACCCTGGCCCAGCAGCTCGGCCTGGGCCTGAACGCCGGCCACGACCTGGATTTGGAGAACCTAGCCTACCTCAAGCAGAACTTACCCGGCCTGGCCGAGGTTAGCATCGGGCACGCGCTGGTGTGCGACGCGCTGTACTACGGGCTGGAAAACACCATCCAGCTCTACCGCCGGCAGCTGGCGTAA